AGGTGTTTCCACGACGCTTGGTTCTTACCCTATCACAGTCAAAGAGGTTTATTCAATAATATGGCGTGGCTCTGTCACGATTCTCCAAAATCTTGATTTTATCATAGTTCATGGGATCCGTGAATTTGCCAGGGAATATTTCACAACTGAAGAGATCGTGGTCTGGCAACTAAGATTGCCACGTATCTTCCTCGGCATCATAGCAGGCATAGGTCTTGGGCTTGCAGGTGCAGTGATGCAGGCGATACTAAGAAATCCGCTTGCAAGCCCGTACACGCTCGGAATCTCATCAGGCGCAGGATTCGGTGCTTCACTTGCGATTCTCGCTGGTGCAGGCATCGTCGGTGGGAAATATTTGATCATTGGAAATGCATTTGTATTTGCTCTGCTGGTTTCGTTTATCATCCTGGCATTGTCGAGCCGCAAGGGCGCAACACCAGAGACCATGATCCTGGCTGGCATTGCGATGATGTATCTCTTTGGTGCGATGACAACGATACTCCAGTACTTTGGCGAGGCAGAGGCTGTGAAGGAAGCGGTCTTCTGGATGGTTGGCGACCTCAACAGAGCATCATGGCCCGTTGTGACGATCATACTCGGTGTGCTTGCATGCTGTGCCCCCCTACTTATGCTTAAGTCGTGGGATCTCAATGTGATGGGTGCGGGAGACGAGACCGCGAAGAGTCTCGGCGTCAATGTGAAGCGCACCAGAGTCATCACGATGGTGGTCTCGACGCTGCTTGTTGCAACCATTGTCTGCTTCACAGGCACGATCGGGTTTATCGGACTCGTTGCTCCGCACATGACACGCCTGGCTATCGGAGGCGATAACAAGTACGTGCTCCCGGTCTCTGGTCTCCTGGGTGCGGTAATTCTCATCAGCGCAGACCTTGTGGCAAGAAGGATCATAGCCCCTGTAATCCTACCTGTCGGAGCAGTTACCGCATTTATGGGAGCTCCACTCTTCCTGTATCTTATAATGAGAAGAAGGAGGGAATACTGGTGAAACTAAAAGTAAACAATGTTGAATTCGGCTACAACAGCACGCCGGTTCTCGAGAACATATCCATGGAACTGGATCGATCAGAGGTAATCGGCATCGTCGGTCCGAACGGCGCCGGCAAATCCACGCTGATCCGGTGTATCGACCGGATCCTGACTCCAAGAGGTGGAAAAATACTCCTGGATGAAAATGACGTCAGCAAGATGACGAGAATGGAGATTGCAAAAGAGATGGGTTATGTGCCCCAGACCACCACGCGTGTTTTTCCTGCTACCGTCTTTGATACTGTTCTCATGGGCAGACGCCCGCATCTTGGCTGGAAGAGCAGCGAAGAGGACATAGATACGGTGCTGGAGGTGCTGGAACTGCTTGGGATCATGGAGTTTGCGATGAGGGACTTTAACGAGATCAGCGGAGGTCAGCAGCAGAAGGTCCTGATCGCAAGGGCACTTGCGCAGGAAGCGGATATTCTCCTCCTGGATGAGCCGACAAGCAATCTCGATATCAGACACCAGCTTGAGGTGATGGATATCATGAAAGGCATCGTGAAGAGGAAAGGTATCTCTGCGATCGTGGCGATCCATGATCTGAACCTTGCTTCGAGATACACA
This sequence is a window from ANME-2 cluster archaeon. Protein-coding genes within it:
- a CDS encoding iron ABC transporter permease, which encodes GVSTTLGSYPITVKEVYSIIWRGSVTILQNLDFIIVHGIREFAREYFTTEEIVVWQLRLPRIFLGIIAGIGLGLAGAVMQAILRNPLASPYTLGISSGAGFGASLAILAGAGIVGGKYLIIGNAFVFALLVSFIILALSSRKGATPETMILAGIAMMYLFGAMTTILQYFGEAEAVKEAVFWMVGDLNRASWPVVTIILGVLACCAPLLMLKSWDLNVMGAGDETAKSLGVNVKRTRVITMVVSTLLVATIVCFTGTIGFIGLVAPHMTRLAIGGDNKYVLPVSGLLGAVILISADLVARRIIAPVILPVGAVTAFMGAPLFLYLIMRRRREYW
- a CDS encoding ABC transporter ATP-binding protein translates to MELDRSEVIGIVGPNGAGKSTLIRCIDRILTPRGGKILLDENDVSKMTRMEIAKEMGYVPQTTTRVFPATVFDTVLMGRRPHLGWKSSEEDIDTVLEVLELLGIMEFAMRDFNEISGGQQQKVLIARALAQEADILLLDEPTSNLDIRHQLEVMDIMKGIVKRKGISAIVAIHDLNLASRYTDRLLMMNGGRIFAAGNPESVLTVENIRRAYGVEALVKSDGERPYIIPVRPV